The Saprospiraceae bacterium genome includes the window AAGTATTCATGTGGGAAATAACCTACTGGAATTTGATCTCGGCACTTTAAGCCCAGGCATGTATTTAATGAAGCTAAAGCAGGGAAATAAATGGGCTAACCGAAAAATTATCGTCCAATAGTGAGGTTTACATCTACTCCTTTTCTACTGTAGACTTGATGCTTTAAACCATTAACTAAATGTCGCATTTTATACAGTACACCAGATTTTAAAAAGTGTTAGGCTAAAAAACCTTAACTTTCCATGTAAGTTTATGCTCGAATGCTAAATTTTACTACCAAAGTAACTTCCTCGTTCGTAACTACTTAACAATTTCAGTTAAAACTTTCCTCGGTAACAAGACATAGCATCGTCATTGTAGGAGATAAGTCTATCACAAACCTAACGTTTGTTGGTCAGGCAATATTTTGCCTAAAGCGAAATGCGAAATCTCCATGCATGAAGTCTATTGTTTGGCTATTGATCACTAATCAACATTTTATATGAAAAAACAAGTACCGTTTTTATTGCTTTTTATTGTTTTACTTTTTGTTTCTTTTAATAGTTTTGCTCAAACTCACTTCACGGCTACCTTAACAGGGCAGCAGGAGAATCCGGCTGTTGCAACAACAGCTATAGGTACGGGTGTCTTTCTCCTTACAGATGCAGGCTTAGAATTTTCCATTACAGTAGATAGCCTTGATTTTACAGCTGCCCATTTTCATAATGCAGCACCTGGTGCAAATGGCGGAGTGGTAAGGAATATCGGAAGCGATTTTATTGGAAATACGGCCTCTGGCATCTGGAAAAGCACCGATGCGCAGCCACTAACAGCAGAACTTATCGCAGCGTTATTGGCAGGCAACATATATGTAAATGTTCATACAGCGGCAAACCCTGGCGGGGAGATCAGAGGGCAACTCAATGTAAGTGCAGGGACCTCCTTTACGGCAACGTTGAACGGTATTCAGCAGAATCCAGCAGTGACGACTGCCGCATCAGGAACTGGTTTTTTTACGCTCACTGATGCTGGCCTGATTTATGCCATAACGGTCGATGGCCTAGAGATGACAAATGCGCATTTTCACAAGGCAGGCATAGGTGCAAATGGTGGTGTATCGCATGGTATTTTCGATAAATTTGTAGGCAATCGGGCTTTTGGTGTTTGGACAAGTAGCGATGCTCAACCTTTAACGGACGACTTGATTACTGATTTATTATTAGGAAATATTTATGTTAATGCCCATTCTGCGGCTAATCCGGGTGGCGAAATTAGGGGCCAGGTGCTATTGAACGGAGGAATGAGTTTTACGGCCGACTTATCAGGAAGCCAAGAGAACCCCGCTGTTGAAACGGATGCTTCTGGAACAGGAGCATTCACTTTGACAGATGCTGGGCTGGTCTATAGTATTACGGTTACCGGCTTGGAATTCACAGCGGCCCATTTTCACAATGCTGCTGCAGGTTCCAACGGTGGCGTCGTTCGCAATTTGGCTGGTAGTTTTACCGGAAATACGGCGAGAGGCGTTTGGAAAAGCAGTGATGCCCAACCTTTGACGGATGACCTGATTGCCGAATTGCTGAAGGGGAATATTTATGTAAATGTGCATACGGCGGCAAATCCTGGCGGTGAAATTCGGGGGCAAGTCAATTTGAATACAGGAGTGAGTTTTGCTGCGCATTTGAGTGGTAACCAACAGAATCCTGCGGTGACCAGTGATGCCAGTGGTACGGGCTATTTTACCTTGACGGATACCGGCTTAGTGTTTGCGATAACGCTGGATGGTTTGGAAATATCAAATGCTCATTTTCATGGCGGAGCACTGGGCGCCAATGGCGGGGTCGTCCGTGGCATCGCCAGCGATTTTGTCAATAACACGGCAAGAGGTGTCTGGAAATCGACGGATGCGCAACCTTTAACCGTAGAGCTTTTGGCTGCCTTGCT containing:
- a CDS encoding CHRD domain-containing protein, translating into MKKQVPFLLLFIVLLFVSFNSFAQTHFTATLTGQQENPAVATTAIGTGVFLLTDAGLEFSITVDSLDFTAAHFHNAAPGANGGVVRNIGSDFIGNTASGIWKSTDAQPLTAELIAALLAGNIYVNVHTAANPGGEIRGQLNVSAGTSFTATLNGIQQNPAVTTAASGTGFFTLTDAGLIYAITVDGLEMTNAHFHKAGIGANGGVSHGIFDKFVGNRAFGVWTSSDAQPLTDDLITDLLLGNIYVNAHSAANPGGEIRGQVLLNGGMSFTADLSGSQENPAVETDASGTGAFTLTDAGLVYSITVTGLEFTAAHFHNAAAGSNGGVVRNLAGSFTGNTARGVWKSSDAQPLTDDLIAELLKGNIYVNVHTAANPGGEIRGQVNLNTGVSFAAHLSGNQQNPAVTSDASGTGYFTLTDTGLVFAITLDGLEISNAHFHGGALGANGGVVRGIASDFVNNTARGVWKSTDAQPLTVELLAALLSGNLYINAHTAANPGGEIRGQVLSNSGTSFAAQLTGAQENPAVVTDAGGTGSFLLTDAGLIFSITVNGLEVSNAHFHSGELGTNGGVVRAILNDFVGNTAVGIWSPLDAQPLTPELIGALLAGKLYINAHTAANPGGEIRGQVLLNGGKGLSAKLMGAQQNPPVTTAASGTGAFTLTDAGLVFNLTVSGLDFTAAHFHNAPIGSNGGVVRNIGADFVNHRAAGVWSGADPQALTDSLMGELVLGNIYVNVHTVDNPGGEIRGQLSPFDFTTSVESIESLTTETEVGQLLNFPNPFKQSTEIQFELKQAAQTTLKIYNSVGQEVATLLNEKMQTGLYKVTFESHNLPAGIYFSRLESAGQSAIGKMMLVK